One window of the Candidatus Chryseobacterium colombiense genome contains the following:
- a CDS encoding polyprenyl synthetase family protein → MANVVEEIKQPINEEMKLFEQKFYESMQSKVPLLDKVTRFIVTTKGKQMRPMFVFLCAKLIGDVNEKTYRGASMIELIHTATLVHDDVVDESFKRRNFFSINALWKNKIAVLVGDYLLSKSVLLSTDHKDYDLLGVISRTIREMSEGELLQLEKARKLDITEDVYYEIIRQKTATLIAACCEIGVLSNNADENLAKKMMNFGTYTGMAFQIKDDLFDYLSSNVIGKPVGIDIKEQKMTLPLIYTLKTANEKDKKYYFNTIKRYNNDQKRVKELINFVKSSGGLDYAVSVMKDFQQKAKDILNEFPDSEPKKALHLMLDYVIERKF, encoded by the coding sequence GTGGCAAACGTCGTAGAAGAAATTAAGCAACCGATCAATGAGGAAATGAAACTTTTTGAACAGAAGTTTTATGAATCGATGCAGAGCAAAGTACCTTTATTAGATAAAGTCACTCGTTTTATCGTTACAACAAAAGGAAAGCAGATGCGTCCTATGTTTGTATTTCTTTGTGCAAAGCTTATCGGAGATGTCAACGAGAAAACCTATCGTGGAGCGTCTATGATCGAGTTAATTCATACTGCGACATTGGTTCATGATGATGTGGTGGATGAAAGTTTCAAAAGACGTAATTTCTTTTCTATTAATGCTTTATGGAAAAATAAAATTGCAGTTTTGGTAGGAGACTATCTTCTTTCAAAATCAGTTTTGTTATCTACAGACCATAAAGACTACGATTTATTGGGTGTGATTTCCAGAACGATCCGTGAAATGTCCGAAGGGGAGCTTCTTCAACTGGAGAAAGCCAGAAAACTCGATATTACGGAAGATGTTTACTATGAAATTATTCGCCAGAAAACGGCTACATTAATTGCAGCCTGTTGTGAGATCGGAGTTTTATCCAATAATGCCGATGAGAATCTGGCAAAAAAAATGATGAACTTCGGAACCTATACAGGAATGGCATTCCAGATCAAAGATGATCTTTTTGATTATCTGAGCTCCAATGTTATCGGCAAACCTGTCGGAATCGATATTAAGGAGCAAAAAATGACGCTTCCTTTAATATATACCTTAAAAACAGCCAACGAAAAAGATAAAAAATACTATTTTAATACAATAAAACGGTATAATAACGATCAGAAACGTGTAAAAGAGTTGATAAATTTCGTGAAATCTTCTGGAGGGCTTGATTATGCTGTTTCTGTGATGAAAGATTTTCAGCAGAAAGCAAAAGATATTCTTAATGAATTTCCCGATTCTGAGCCTAAAAAAGCATTACATCTGATGCTTGACTACGTAATTGAAAGAAAATTTTAA